The Macaca fascicularis isolate 582-1 chromosome 11, T2T-MFA8v1.1 genome includes a region encoding these proteins:
- the GSG1 gene encoding germ cell-specific gene 1 protein isoform X1 — MSDSSQLTQNVCLTQEMELAKAFSGQRTLLSAVLSMLSLSFSTISLLSNYWFVGTQKVPKPLCEKGLAAKCFDMPVSLDGDTTNTSTQEVVQYNWETGDDRFSFRSFRSGIWLSCEETVEEPGERCRSFIELTPPTEREILWLSLGTQITYIGLQFISFLLLLTDLLLTANPACGLKLSAFAAVSSVLSGLLGMVAHMMYSQVFQATANLGPEDWRPHVWNYGWAFYMAWLSFTCCMASAVTTFNTYTRMVLEFKCKHSKSFKEPPNCRPHHHRCFPRQLSSAAPTTGSLTGYHQYHNQPIHSVSEGVDFYSELRNKGFQREASQELKEAVRSSVEEEQC; from the exons ATGGAGCTCGCGAAGGCCTTCTCTGGCCAGCGGACACTCCTATCTGCCGTCCTCAGCATGCTATCACTCAGCTTCTCCACAATATCCCTGCTCAGCAACTACTGGTTTGTGGGCACACAGAAGGTGCCCAAGCCCCTGTGCGAGAAAGGTCTGGCAGCCAAGTGCTTTGACATGCCAGTGTCCCTGGATGGAGATACCACCAACACATCCACCCAGGAGGTGGTACAATACAACTGGGAGACTGGGGATGACCGGTTCTCCTTCCGGAGCTTCCGGAGTGGCATATGGCTATCCTGTGAGGAAACTGTGGAAGAACCAG GGGAGAGGTGCCGAAGTTTCATTGAACTCACACCACCAACCGAGAGAG AAATCCTATGGTTATCCCTGGGAACGCAGATCACCTACATCGGACTTCAATTCATCAGCTTCCTCCTGCTACTAACGGACTTGCTACTTACTGCGAACCCTGCCTGTGGGCTCAAACTGAGCGCCTTTGCTGCTGTTTCCTCTGTGCTGTCAG GTCTCTTGGGGATGGTGGCCCACATGATGTATTCACAAGTCTTCCAGGCGACTGCCAACTTGGGTCCGGAAGACTGGAGACCCCATGTTTGGAATTATGGCTGGGCCTTCTA CATGGCCTGGCTCTCCTTCACCTGCTGCATGGCGTCAGCTGTCACCACCTTCAACACGTACACCAGGATGGTGCTGGAGTTCAAGTGCAAGCATAGTAAGAGCTTCAAGGAACCCCCGAACTGCCGACCACATCACCACCGGTGTTTCCCTCGGCAGCTGTCAAGTGCAGCCCCCACCACGGGTTCTTTGACCGGCTACCACCAGTATCATAATCAGCCCATCCACTCTGTCTCTGAGGGAGTCGACTTCTACTCTGAGCTGCGGAACAAGGGATTTCAACGAGAGGCCAGCCAGGAGCTGAAAGAAGCAGTTAGGTCATCTGTAGAGGAAGAGCAGTGTTAG
- the GSG1 gene encoding germ cell-specific gene 1 protein isoform X4 gives MSDSSQLTQNVCLTQEMELAKAFSGQRTLLSAVLSMLSLSFSTISLLSNYWFVGTQKVPKPLCEKGLAAKCFDMPVSLDGDTTNTSTQEVVQYNWETGDDRFSFRSFRSGIWLSCEETVEEPALLHPQSWKQFRALRSSGTAAAKGERCRSFIELTPPTERGEKGLLEFATLQGPCHPTLRFGGKRLMEKASLPSPPLGLCEILWLSLGTQITYIGLQFISFLLLLTDLLLTANPACGLKLSAFAAVSSVLSGLLGMVAHMMYSQVFQATANLGPEDWRPHVWNYGWAFYMAWLSFTCCMASAVTTFNTYTRMVLEFKCKHSKSFKEPPNCRPHHHRCFPRQLSSAAPTTGSLTGYHQYHNQPIHSVSEGVDFYSELRNKGFQREASQELKEAVRSSVEEEQC, from the exons ATGGAGCTCGCGAAGGCCTTCTCTGGCCAGCGGACACTCCTATCTGCCGTCCTCAGCATGCTATCACTCAGCTTCTCCACAATATCCCTGCTCAGCAACTACTGGTTTGTGGGCACACAGAAGGTGCCCAAGCCCCTGTGCGAGAAAGGTCTGGCAGCCAAGTGCTTTGACATGCCAGTGTCCCTGGATGGAGATACCACCAACACATCCACCCAGGAGGTGGTACAATACAACTGGGAGACTGGGGATGACCGGTTCTCCTTCCGGAGCTTCCGGAGTGGCATATGGCTATCCTGTGAGGAAACTGTGGAAGAACCAG CACTGCTCCATCCCCAGTCCTGGAAACAATTTAGAGCCCTTCGGTCCAGTGGTACAGCGGCAGCAAAAG GGGAGAGGTGCCGAAGTTTCATTGAACTCACACCACCAACCGAGAGAGGTGAGAAAGGACTACTGGAATTTGCCACGTTGCAAGGCCCATGTCACCCCACTCTCCGATTTGGAGGGAAGCGGTTGATGGAGAaggcttccctcccctcccctcccttgggGCTTTGTG AAATCCTATGGTTATCCCTGGGAACGCAGATCACCTACATCGGACTTCAATTCATCAGCTTCCTCCTGCTACTAACGGACTTGCTACTTACTGCGAACCCTGCCTGTGGGCTCAAACTGAGCGCCTTTGCTGCTGTTTCCTCTGTGCTGTCAG GTCTCTTGGGGATGGTGGCCCACATGATGTATTCACAAGTCTTCCAGGCGACTGCCAACTTGGGTCCGGAAGACTGGAGACCCCATGTTTGGAATTATGGCTGGGCCTTCTA CATGGCCTGGCTCTCCTTCACCTGCTGCATGGCGTCAGCTGTCACCACCTTCAACACGTACACCAGGATGGTGCTGGAGTTCAAGTGCAAGCATAGTAAGAGCTTCAAGGAACCCCCGAACTGCCGACCACATCACCACCGGTGTTTCCCTCGGCAGCTGTCAAGTGCAGCCCCCACCACGGGTTCTTTGACCGGCTACCACCAGTATCATAATCAGCCCATCCACTCTGTCTCTGAGGGAGTCGACTTCTACTCTGAGCTGCGGAACAAGGGATTTCAACGAGAGGCCAGCCAGGAGCTGAAAGAAGCAGTTAGGTCATCTGTAGAGGAAGAGCAGTGTTAG
- the GSG1 gene encoding germ cell-specific gene 1 protein isoform X2, giving the protein MSDSSQLTQNVCLTQEMELAKAFSGQRTLLSAVLSMLSLSFSTISLLSNYWFVGTQKVPKPLCEKGLAAKCFDMPVSLDGDTTNTSTQEVVQYNWETGDDRFSFRSFRSGIWLSCEETVEEPGERCRSFIELTPPTERGEKGLLEFATLQGPCHPTLRFGGKRLMEKASLPSPPLGLCGKNPMVIPGNADHLHRTSIHQLPPATNGLATYCEPCLWAQTERLCCCFLCAVRSLGDGGPHDVFTSLPGDCQLGSGRLETPCLELWLGLLHGLALLHLLHGVSCHHLQHVHQDGAGVQVQA; this is encoded by the exons ATGGAGCTCGCGAAGGCCTTCTCTGGCCAGCGGACACTCCTATCTGCCGTCCTCAGCATGCTATCACTCAGCTTCTCCACAATATCCCTGCTCAGCAACTACTGGTTTGTGGGCACACAGAAGGTGCCCAAGCCCCTGTGCGAGAAAGGTCTGGCAGCCAAGTGCTTTGACATGCCAGTGTCCCTGGATGGAGATACCACCAACACATCCACCCAGGAGGTGGTACAATACAACTGGGAGACTGGGGATGACCGGTTCTCCTTCCGGAGCTTCCGGAGTGGCATATGGCTATCCTGTGAGGAAACTGTGGAAGAACCAG GGGAGAGGTGCCGAAGTTTCATTGAACTCACACCACCAACCGAGAGAGGTGAGAAAGGACTACTGGAATTTGCCACGTTGCAAGGCCCATGTCACCCCACTCTCCGATTTGGAGGGAAGCGGTTGATGGAGAaggcttccctcccctcccctcccttgggGCTTTGTGGCAA AAATCCTATGGTTATCCCTGGGAACGCAGATCACCTACATCGGACTTCAATTCATCAGCTTCCTCCTGCTACTAACGGACTTGCTACTTACTGCGAACCCTGCCTGTGGGCTCAAACTGAGCGCCTTTGCTGCTGTTTCCTCTGTGCTGTCAG GTCTCTTGGGGATGGTGGCCCACATGATGTATTCACAAGTCTTCCAGGCGACTGCCAACTTGGGTCCGGAAGACTGGAGACCCCATGTTTGGAATTATGGCTGGGCCTTCTA CATGGCCTGGCTCTCCTTCACCTGCTGCATGGCGTCAGCTGTCACCACCTTCAACACGTACACCAGGATGGTGCTGGAGTTCAAGTGCAAGCATAG